A stretch of Coregonus clupeaformis isolate EN_2021a chromosome 37, ASM2061545v1, whole genome shotgun sequence DNA encodes these proteins:
- the LOC123482730 gene encoding uncharacterized protein LOC123482730 yields MTLMKLKLNLILGDIAHRFNVSTSMASIVISHWIDVMGEQFKVLIPWLPRETIRATMPLSFQRNYPRTTCIIDGAESAMQRATNHDSRSDTFSQYKSRNTVKYLVAVAPNGLIMFISDAYAGRSSDTFITMDSGFLDYLRAGDEVMADRGFTIRDLLDERRVSLNIPAFTYRRNQLTNEETTRTRRVANVRIHVERAIQRLKVFKILSQNVPISMAPKLDNILTICAGLVNLKSPLISEV; encoded by the coding sequence atgacgttgatgaaactaaaactaaacctaatatTAGGAGATATTGCTCACCGCTTCAATGTGTCTACATCCATGGCAAGCATTGTGATTAGTCACTGGATTGACGTGATGGGTGAACAGTTCAAAGTCCTGATCCCCTGGCTTCCAAGAGAGACCATTCGTGCCACCATGCCCTTGTCGTTTCAGAGGAACTACCCTCGAACCACCTGCATCATTGACGGTGCCGAAAGTGCCATGCAGAGAGCCACAAACCACGACTCAAGGAGTGACACTTTCAGCCAGTATAAATCACGCAACACTGTGAAATATCTCGTCGCTGTGGCCCCTAATGGGCTAATCATGTTTATATCTGATGCCTATGCTGGCAGAAGCAGCGATACGTTTATCACCATGGACAGTGGGTTCCTAGACTATCTGAGGGCTGGTGATGAGGTCATGGCGGACCGTGGGTTCACCATTCGAGACTTGCTTGATGAGAGAAGGGTCAGTTTGAACATCCCTGCTTTCACCTACAGGCGCAATCAGTTGACCAATGAGGAGACGACACGCACCAGGCGAGTAGCCAATGTCCGCATACATGTGGAAAGAGCAATCCAGAGACTGAAGGTGTTTAAGATTTTATCCCAGAATGTTCCCATCAGCATGGCACCGAAACTGGACAACATCTTAACCATCTGTGCTGGCCTAGTTAACCTGAAGAGTCCACTGATCAGTGAGGTTTAG